The Malus sylvestris chromosome 14, drMalSylv7.2, whole genome shotgun sequence genome segment agcacctgATTTTATTATGTTGTTGCCGATATGTAGTGATTTGGAATATTTCTGGATTTACTGttgatttacatttgatttcatacttatacgtagtatgattttctagaaactatacaggtattacagtgaggggttataacgtttagaaggtctttattaaagctttatttcaggcccactcactcttgttctttttttatccctccaggttctagtagcaaagttttcgtatcgacgaggattcgtggcaaatcttggtattggagattaccttcgatggtatgattttcaatccattctactgtactttacttatactctgacgtcacgtgtgaaatgggttcattcccgctcacagtgCACTTtcgtatttaggcacttttaggtttaaatttattcacatattccacatcactaccccttatggcttcgtcacctaccaggtgtcggccagcacaactcgattcagagtcctagtggacaatccgggtcgggatgtgtcatttttatttttagtttgtacctatttttaatttgtaccaatttttttttcatttttaatttgtacccatgtattagtttctttttgtacccatattttttaaagttttatttgtgtttgtacctatgtgtataccgtcaagtgacattgtaaatttaattaatgatagaaaaattaaatatggtatatttatgttttatgcctaaactttgtatcatatatttatatttttagtttgtacccacttttaatttgcaacattttttttttaaatttgtagtattttctttttagttttattttgtactcatgtattaatttcttttagtgcctatattttttaaaattcatttgtactcataattttttaatcttttatttgcaccctaatttatttataatgtaccacATTGTTATATgcgaaatgtaccaatttttttgtaaaatttaccaatttttttaatactatggatacattcttttgtcatttattatttcttatttttacatagtttttatccatttattcaatcaaaatgtttgaatttttttattgtaaccgtttctaatagtattataatgagggattttaaatttacagaattataaatctcataaaatatcaaacaattaatgtcaaaactataaaaatataaatattaattgcaatataatgaggtgtacaaagtcaagaaactttgatcaaactttgaatatcattaaggttttagtcaaagaatacTAAGGATTAAGGATCGCATCCAAAGTATtcctttattttatatatagaaATAACGTGTTAGCCGTTGCTATTCCATATAGCCTCAATCTTTCAACATGAAAATGGAATAGCAACAGCTCTGAGAGCATTTTTTCTGTGTATGGTTGTACCAGTAGATTCAGTCATGTCTAAATCCTCCCCACTTGCTCCACCAGGCAACGTCCAGTCGAACTTGTGCACGATATTTGCCAACGCAATCTCATTGACAGCCATGGCAAACTGAATTCCCGGACAGACCCTCCTACCAGCACCAAATGGAATTAACTGAAAGTCATTCCCTTTATAATCTATCTCACTATTCAAGAACCTTTCTGGCTCAAACTCCTCTGGTTTTTCATACAGTTTGGGATCTCTTCCAATTTGCCATGCATTGATCATAACGTGTGTCTTGGCTTTAATTTTGTAACCACCTATTTCCACGTCTTGTGCAGCAATCCTGAGCGGTAATGGAACTGGTGGATGTAGGCGAAGGGTCTCCTTGATCACCGCCTTCAAGTAGTGCATTCCAATCAGATCATCTTCTGTTATGTGCTCTCCCTTTCGAACTATTTCTCGTACCTCATTCTGCAACTTTTTCATGACCCTAGGATGCCTTAAAAGCTCAGTCATTGCCCACTCCAGGACTGTATATGTGGTATCAGTGCCACCAGCAAACATATCCTGCAACAGTTAATATTATTGATTAAGGTATttgaaatacatataattaCATAGAGGAAGAATTGTGTTAGTTTTAAAGGAAAGTAAGCAGCGGGAAGCATGACAACCTATCCGATTTGATTTACTATTCAACTTGTAACAGTATGTGATTTAACACCGAAGTTTTGGATTTTCAGCTGTTTAATATCTAATATATGTACGAATCAGTTTATTTAATAGCTTTCTAACAGAAAcacagagagggagagagaattgATTACCAAGATGAGAGCCTTAATAGTAACTGTCTCAATAGGAAAACCTGCCAAGTTTTCCTTCTGAAATGCAAGCAAAACATCAACAAAATCCTGTTGGTCATCATCTCCACTCCCTGAACTCTTAACCATATGCTCTTGGACCACGTTATCTAAAAAGTCATCAAACTTCTTAGCCACCTTGTCGAACCTGGCTTCCAAACCGTTGACACGGCTCAACCAAGAAAGCCATGGGATATAGTCCCCAATGTTAGTAGTTCCCAATAACTCATTGAACTCCCCCAAAAGTCCCGCAAACTTCATCCCACCTTCACCACTGTACTTCCTCCCCAGAGCGACTCTACATACAACATCATTAGTAAGCCTTGCAAACATTTCGCTTAAATTCAAAACTGATGGTGATGACTTCATTATGTTGCTGAtcatggttttggtttcctCTTCTCTGACAAAGCGAAAAGAGCGAACCCTTTTGTTGCTCAAGAGATTTATGACACATATGCTTTTGACCTGCCTCCAATACTCACCATAAGGAGCAGATGCAACGTCTTTGTAGTTGTAGAGAAGCTTCTCAAAGTTGGTGGATTTGGGTCGATCAGAAAATGTGTGGTCATGGGTTTTCATGATCTCCCGAGCTTCCTGAGCTGAAGAGACAATAAGGACTGGGACATGTCCGAAGTGAAGAAGCATGAGAGGGCCATGGCGTTGAGATAATGTTTGCAGTGAGCGATGAGGGTACAAGTCTATTTGGTGAAAGTTTCCGATGATAGGGAGCTTCGGTGGAGAAGGGGGTGATGAGGTTTTGTTGGTGGTTGTGGTGGAGGAGTACCATCTGTATATGAGAATGATGAAAATGGCCAGAAGTGTGAAGGCCAAAGGTTGCAAAAATGAGGTGGTTTCATTCACCAGCATCATTGTCCTACCTGGGAAAAGAAAATGTGTTTTCGTGTAAGTATTCTCTGCGCTTGCGTGTTTATATAATCCTACTTAATTTGTGGGGTAGGTGGCGTTCTTTTCTAGCAGATGTACCATAGATTGCTCCATTTGTTTATTCCAACGcaaatttcattttcattaccTTGCTTCtatcttcttttcctttgactcACTTAATTATCGGTTTCTATGTCATCTTATATTTTCTTTGAAATaaccataacaaaaaaaaaaccaagaacaGTATACAAGGTGGTGTATAGGACATCTTTAAgacaaaagttttcaaattgTTGTTGACCACCACGTATGATGCGCTAAAACTTGGTAAGATTCACATAATCTGCAGCTTTTATTGAATTGTAGCAGCCAAATAGAATACTGCACTACAAAAGCTTACTTACATGTTGATTGGAGCAATTGCTTGTGGCAGATTAGGCATATGCATGTTTTTGTTTCCCATATTTTTCGTGAGGGCAACTGTGTAGCCGATGCCTTAGCTAACTTTGGTGCAAATCACGATGCATATTACTAGTGGTCCAATGTTCCTTCATGTGCAGCGTCTACTTATATTCATGATCTTTCTGCTTCTACCAACTATcgtttcaaatgatttttttcatATGTTTTCTTTGGAAGTGGGGTTCCCTTATCGTGTGACTTGCTATGTTATTTCCATCAATGAGGTTTGGCTTTATGTCCCCCTCATTTGTGTTTCTATTTTTATCTTAATaagattaattaaaaaaaagaaaaaatttgcCCGAAGAatcaaatctcaaatgttgaatgTGTAAGGTGATCTAACTTAAAATAGATACATCAAACACCCTTATCCATCTGTGAGCATATGAAATGAGCACAGAAAATATGTAAAGACGGATCTGTGCCTACCCCTTTTGCATAGTTGACTATAAGTATCTGCCTATCCCTTTGCAACTTAGTTCGATAGCAATTTGAAAACCTACAAATATGTATGTAAGCTTTTGTAGTGTAGTATTTTGTATTGGCTACAACAATTCGAACAAAGTTGCAGATTATGTGATTCTGATCTTCTTGGCCTAGAAAAGTAAGTTTGCATAATGGTGAAAATACAGCCTGGTTCTCCTAAATACATGTTACTGTTCACCAGTTGACTCTTGGAATCTTTAACCTCTTGAGAAATCTTCTTCATCTCTTCTACTTTTTGGGAAAGGTAGTTGGTGAGGGTCACTTTCTCAGCTTTAAGAGAAGACAACCACTGCTCTTCCAAACGCTGGATTTCAGAATCAACCACCGCAATCCTTTCTTCAGTCACTAACCCTTCTTCCACCAACTGTTGAAGCACGGATGTACTCTTCACATATTTTTCTTGGAAGCATTTCACTCGATCTGCTGCCCGCTTCGCCTTCTGATGCTGATCCCTTAGTGCCcgcaaattttcaaaaaaactCATAAAAGATTTATATTGAACCTGGGACAACAACTGAGTTTGGTACAGCTCAACAAGGAACTTCTCTGTGTTATGGAGGGTCTTAAAACTGAAAGAAGCTGTGAAGTCCTTTTTCATCCAATCTTTGAAGATCTGACTAGCATGCTGAAAAGAAGGGAACTTGGAAGATATTGGAGGGGACTGCAGTTTGGTTTTAATTTGCCTGAACTTCTTTACCAAGTCAGGCAAGGATGATACTGACAATCTGAAAGGTTCACCAACGGTAGGGGCAACATCAGCTAGACAAGTAGGGAAGATCGCAAGAGCAGGAGTAGGAATAGAAGTAGCAGCTGCAGTAGTCTTGGCCTGTTCTTTAGGCCTAGAGATAGAGGCCCATGTGACCCCAGAAGCCAAAACGGGATGAAGAAGATCTCTTTTACGAACCAAGCACAGTGGAGACTTGCTCGAACCTTCTCTGAGATCCTATTACAACCAAGACGAATTTGATAAAGAAATAAGTGTTTGAATCAAAATAGGGCAAGGTACGAAAAGCCAATATACCCGAGTCAAGCCCGGAGCCTTAGAGGGAGATGGAGGAGGAGTAATTTTCTGTGACTGCTATAAAGGATTATCCTCATTTGTTATAAAAGGAGAAATGGTGCCCAAACCTTCAACAAAACCTACAGATAACAGAAGTGGGGATAAAAATCAGTAATTAACTTATGAAGAAAAGAATGAGGATTAAGTGATAATGTACCTGAGGAAGAACTTGAGGTTGGGAAGCAAGCACTTCAGAGGCTTCGTGTGCGTCAGTAGGAGCTACTTGGGAAGACTGCAGATTAGTGACCTCT includes the following:
- the LOC126600942 gene encoding cytochrome P450 736A117-like encodes the protein MMLVNETTSFLQPLAFTLLAIFIILIYRWYSSTTTTNKTSSPPSPPKLPIIGNFHQIDLYPHRSLQTLSQRHGPLMLLHFGHVPVLIVSSAQEAREIMKTHDHTFSDRPKSTNFEKLLYNYKDVASAPYGEYWRQVKSICVINLLSNKRVRSFRFVREEETKTMISNIMKSSPSVLNLSEMFARLTNDVVCRVALGRKYSGEGGMKFAGLLGEFNELLGTTNIGDYIPWLSWLSRVNGLEARFDKVAKKFDDFLDNVVQEHMVKSSGSGDDDQQDFVDVLLAFQKENLAGFPIETVTIKALILDMFAGGTDTTYTVLEWAMTELLRHPRVMKKLQNEVREIVRKGEHITEDDLIGMHYLKAVIKETLRLHPPVPLPLRIAAQDVEIGGYKIKAKTHVMINAWQIGRDPKLYEKPEEFEPERFLNSEIDYKGNDFQLIPFGAGRRVCPGIQFAMAVNEIALANIVHKFDWTLPGGASGEDLDMTESTGTTIHRKNALRAVAIPFSC